In a genomic window of Gossypium arboreum isolate Shixiya-1 chromosome 9, ASM2569848v2, whole genome shotgun sequence:
- the LOC108456031 gene encoding pentatricopeptide repeat-containing protein At3g49730-like, producing MFLTILDYNRGCRVMLSQALCKTSRSYTTLQLFYLMKKKGFVHSVCSYTALIYGFCREGMQDNVFQWLDFMQNNGCKPNVITYMIIVKFLFDNGKFEEAMNFVSKMERERCNPDLLPYNVILRELFHRDRLDDISELIQVMDQKGLSPDS from the exons ATGTTTCTGACTATCCTGGATTACAACAGAGGATGCAGAGTTATGCTATCTCAG GCTTTATGCAAGACCAGTCGAAGTTATACTACTTTGCAATTGTTTTATTTGATGAAGAAGAAAGGGTTTGTTCATAGTGTGTGTTCCTATACTGCTTTGATTTATGGGTTCTGTAGAGAAGGCATGCAAGATAATGTTTTTCAATGGCTGGATTTCATGCAAAATAATGGTTGTAAGCCTAATGTGATTACGTACATGATAATTGTTAAGTTTCTTTTTGATAATGGGAAGTTTGAGGAGGCTATGAACTTCGTCAGTAAGATGGAAAGGGAACGTTGTAACCCTGATCTGCTTCCTTATAATGTCATTCTTCGTGAGCTTTTCCATAGAGATAGACTAGATGACATTTCTGAGTTAATTCAGGTGATGGATCAAAAAGGTCTTTCTCCGGATTCATAG